One Streptomyces sp. P9-A2 DNA window includes the following coding sequences:
- a CDS encoding pyridoxal phosphate-dependent aminotransferase: MEFRQSSKLSEVCYEIRGPVIEHANALEEAGHSVLRLNTGNPALFGFEAPEEILQDMIRMLPQAHGYTDSRGVLSARRAVAQRYQTLGVEVDVDDVFLGNGVSELVSMAVTALLEDGDEVLIPAPDFPLWTAVTTLAGGKAVHYLCDEQADWYPDLDDMASKITDRTKAVVIINPNNPTGAVYPKEIVEGILDLARRHGLMVLADEIYDQILYDDAVHHSAAALAPDLVVLTFCGLSKTYRVAGFRSGWLVVTGPKQHAKNYLEGLTMLASMRLCANAPAQYAIQAALGGRQSIRELTAPGGRLHEQRDTAWRMLNDIPGVSCVKPKGALYAFPRIDPAVHKIHDDERFVLDLLLREKIQVVQGTGFNWPTTDHFRILTLPHADVLETAIGRIGRFLSGYRQ, from the coding sequence ATGGAGTTCCGGCAGTCGAGCAAGCTCAGCGAGGTCTGTTACGAGATCCGCGGCCCGGTCATCGAGCACGCGAACGCGCTGGAGGAGGCGGGGCACAGTGTGCTGCGCCTGAACACCGGGAATCCGGCCCTGTTCGGCTTCGAGGCGCCGGAGGAGATCCTCCAGGACATGATCAGGATGCTGCCGCAGGCGCACGGCTACACCGACTCGCGGGGCGTCCTCTCCGCCCGCCGCGCGGTGGCCCAGCGCTACCAGACCCTGGGCGTGGAGGTCGACGTCGACGACGTCTTCCTCGGCAACGGCGTGTCCGAACTGGTGTCGATGGCCGTCACGGCACTGCTGGAGGACGGCGACGAGGTCCTCATCCCCGCCCCCGACTTCCCCCTCTGGACGGCGGTGACCACCCTCGCGGGCGGCAAGGCGGTCCACTACCTGTGCGACGAACAGGCCGACTGGTACCCCGACCTGGACGACATGGCGTCGAAGATCACGGACCGTACGAAAGCCGTGGTCATCATCAACCCCAACAACCCGACCGGCGCGGTCTATCCGAAGGAGATCGTCGAGGGCATCCTCGACCTGGCCCGCCGGCACGGCCTGATGGTCCTCGCCGACGAGATCTACGACCAGATCCTCTACGACGACGCCGTGCACCACTCGGCCGCCGCGCTCGCCCCCGACCTGGTCGTCCTCACCTTCTGCGGGCTGTCGAAGACGTACCGCGTGGCGGGCTTCCGCTCCGGCTGGCTGGTGGTCACGGGTCCGAAGCAGCATGCGAAGAACTACCTGGAGGGCCTGACCATGCTGGCCTCCATGCGCCTGTGCGCCAACGCGCCCGCCCAGTACGCCATCCAGGCCGCGCTCGGCGGCCGCCAGTCCATCAGGGAGCTGACCGCCCCCGGCGGCCGCCTGCACGAACAGCGGGACACCGCCTGGCGGATGCTCAACGACATCCCCGGCGTGAGCTGCGTCAAACCCAAGGGGGCCCTGTACGCGTTCCCGCGCATCGATCCGGCGGTGCACAAGATCCACGACGACGAGAGGTTCGTCCTCGACCTGCTCCTGCGGGAGAAGATCCAGGTGGTCCAGGGCACCGGCTTCAACTGGCCCACCACCGACCACTTCCGCATCCTGACCCTCCCCCATGCGGACGTCCTGGAGACGGCGATCGGCCGCATCGGCCGGTTCCTCAGCGGCTACCGACAGTAG
- a CDS encoding IclR family transcriptional regulator, translating into MENSDRTSRPGVKSRSAGGKPAQGLESVENALSLLLLLRKQGRVRLSEAADELGVARSTAHRLLSTLRGRGFAVQGADKVYRPGPTLYRLGMSQRSEYDLVETARPHLLWLNGQLGETVHLSVRAGAEARILHSIEGTHALRVGSRTGVSLPAHLSAGGKALLADLGVSELADIYGTRRTAQADTDPETLHRTLETVRRRGYAVNIGGTERGISAVGAAVREPGGRAVAAMIVSAPSLRFTRARLGEAAAVLGEAVRRMEAAL; encoded by the coding sequence GTGGAGAACTCAGATCGTACGTCGCGGCCCGGAGTGAAATCGCGGAGCGCGGGCGGCAAGCCCGCGCAAGGCCTGGAATCCGTGGAGAACGCCCTCTCCCTGCTGCTCCTGCTCCGCAAGCAGGGGCGTGTGCGGCTGAGCGAGGCCGCCGACGAGCTGGGTGTGGCCAGGTCCACGGCTCATCGTCTGCTCTCCACCCTGCGCGGCCGCGGCTTCGCGGTGCAGGGCGCCGACAAGGTGTACCGGCCCGGCCCCACGCTCTACCGCCTGGGGATGTCCCAGCGCTCCGAGTACGACCTCGTGGAAACCGCCCGGCCGCACCTGCTGTGGCTCAACGGACAGCTCGGTGAAACGGTGCACCTGTCGGTCCGGGCCGGGGCCGAGGCGCGCATCCTGCACAGCATCGAGGGAACGCACGCACTGCGCGTCGGCAGCCGCACGGGCGTGAGCCTGCCCGCGCACCTCTCCGCCGGCGGCAAGGCGCTCCTCGCCGACCTGGGCGTCTCCGAACTCGCCGACATCTACGGCACCCGGCGCACCGCGCAGGCGGACACCGACCCCGAGACACTGCACCGCACGCTCGAGACCGTCCGCAGGCGGGGCTACGCGGTCAATATCGGAGGTACCGAGCGCGGCATCTCCGCGGTGGGCGCCGCCGTGCGGGAGCCGGGCGGCCGCGCCGTGGCGGCGATGATCGTCTCGGCCCCTTCGCTGCGCTTCACCCGCGCCCGCCTCGGTGAGGCGGCCGCTGTGCTCGGGGAGGCGGTGCGCCGCATGGAGGCGGCACTCTGA
- a CDS encoding acyl-CoA thioesterase, protein MSEPFSVRVTVRGYETDVQGHLNQAVYLNYAEHARWALLHEAGVTQSALAARGVGPVALETTIRYKRELLAGDEVDVSCVFSWSTGKTFRIEQVITRADGTVSAEITAVGGVLDLKLRKLVPSPQDLFRELAKDPDLFGL, encoded by the coding sequence GTGAGCGAGCCGTTTTCCGTCCGGGTGACCGTGCGCGGATACGAGACCGATGTGCAGGGTCACCTCAACCAGGCCGTGTACCTCAACTACGCGGAGCACGCGCGCTGGGCGCTGCTCCATGAAGCGGGGGTCACGCAGTCCGCGCTCGCCGCGCGGGGTGTGGGACCGGTCGCCCTGGAGACCACCATCCGCTACAAGCGCGAACTGCTCGCCGGCGACGAGGTCGATGTGAGCTGCGTCTTCTCCTGGAGCACCGGCAAGACGTTCCGCATCGAGCAGGTCATCACCCGGGCGGACGGCACGGTCTCGGCCGAGATCACGGCGGTCGGCGGCGTGCTGGACCTCAAGCTGCGCAAGCTGGTGCCGAGCCCGCAGGACCTCTTCCGGGAACTGGCCAAGGACCCGGACTTGTTCGGGCTGTAG
- a CDS encoding IucA/IucC family protein, with amino-acid sequence MHRPSPVEAEMADELAAVRPALVSRYAAALPGARAAVLSRLWRGLAHDPLPWVARRVPDRDGLTLRLADGRRLRGPRPDPYATAAYVTVVRLDGVAYGDPARLMGELAVPHSTAFAAELAHSVASLALSRANDPGEDGVGGWDRDRDQDWEWEQRVVDGHPFHPSCRSRPGFSVADQLAYGPEHRPLVELGLIPVPAGDCLVTGVWPEWLRDGKRVVIPVHPWQAAHVLKREPSGRTAARPLMALRTLALPDGPHVKTALSARLTSSVRDISLGSVAASAVLSEFGESMAARTGGLLHITRTLGAAAAGSADLAAVVRESPQEYAAAGERVVPVAALPATGLPRSPAWVARFTRLALTVGLRLLELGVALEAHGQNLLVVLSADGEPVRLVYRDLADLRVSPTRLAHHGVLAPELPARMVTDDERVLRRKVFGSLVAGALAGTTGSGPALRAALESAVRDLPRTPDLAALCGEPLPAKALTLMRLSPRAAGDEWGELPNPLQDERR; translated from the coding sequence GTGCACCGTCCCTCCCCCGTCGAGGCGGAAATGGCCGACGAGCTGGCCGCCGTACGGCCCGCGCTGGTGTCCCGGTACGCGGCAGCGCTGCCGGGTGCCCGCGCGGCCGTGCTGAGCCGGCTGTGGCGCGGTCTCGCGCACGATCCGCTGCCGTGGGTCGCGCGCCGGGTGCCGGACCGTGACGGGCTCACGCTGCGGCTGGCGGACGGCCGTCGGCTGCGCGGCCCGCGTCCGGATCCGTATGCGACCGCCGCGTACGTCACCGTCGTACGGCTGGACGGGGTGGCGTACGGCGATCCGGCACGGTTGATGGGGGAACTCGCCGTACCGCACTCGACCGCCTTCGCCGCCGAACTCGCACACAGTGTCGCCTCGTTGGCGCTGTCCCGGGCAAACGATCCGGGGGAGGACGGCGTGGGCGGATGGGACCGGGACCGGGACCAGGACTGGGAGTGGGAGCAGCGGGTGGTCGACGGGCATCCGTTCCATCCCAGCTGCCGTTCCCGGCCCGGTTTTTCGGTGGCCGACCAGCTGGCGTACGGGCCCGAGCACCGGCCCCTCGTGGAGTTGGGGCTGATTCCGGTGCCGGCCGGGGACTGTCTGGTGACGGGGGTATGGCCGGAGTGGCTGCGGGACGGGAAGCGGGTGGTGATCCCGGTGCATCCCTGGCAGGCGGCGCATGTGCTCAAGCGGGAGCCGTCGGGTCGGACGGCGGCGCGTCCGCTGATGGCGCTGCGGACGCTCGCGCTGCCCGACGGGCCGCATGTGAAGACGGCGTTGAGCGCGCGGCTGACGTCTTCGGTGCGGGACATCTCGCTCGGTTCGGTCGCCGCGTCCGCGGTGCTGTCGGAGTTCGGGGAGTCGATGGCGGCGCGGACCGGCGGGCTGCTGCACATCACCCGCACCCTGGGCGCCGCGGCGGCCGGTTCCGCCGATCTGGCGGCCGTGGTGCGCGAGTCGCCGCAGGAGTACGCGGCGGCCGGGGAGCGGGTGGTGCCGGTGGCGGCCCTGCCCGCGACCGGGCTGCCCCGCTCCCCCGCCTGGGTGGCCCGGTTCACGCGGCTCGCCCTGACGGTGGGGCTGCGACTGCTCGAACTGGGTGTGGCGTTGGAGGCGCACGGCCAGAACCTCCTGGTCGTGCTGTCGGCGGACGGGGAGCCGGTGCGGCTCGTCTACCGTGATCTGGCCGACCTGCGGGTCAGTCCCACGCGGCTCGCCCACCACGGCGTCCTGGCACCCGAGTTGCCCGCCCGCATGGTGACGGACGACGAACGGGTGCTGCGGCGCAAGGTGTTCGGTTCGCTGGTGGCGGGCGCGCTGGCCGGTACGACGGGTTCCGGCCCGGCGCTGCGGGCCGCGCTGGAGAGCGCCGTACGGGATCTGCCGCGCACCCCGGACCTGGCGGCGCTGTGCGGCGAGCCGTTGCCCGCGAAGGCGCTGACCCTGATGCGGCTTTCACCACGGGCGGCCGGGGACGAATGGGGGGAACTGCCCAATCCCCTTCAAGACGAGCGCCGGTAG
- a CDS encoding 8-oxoguanine deaminase, whose translation MEAVRRTVIENCAIATVDAKDTEYASGHLVLAGHRIESLGAGRPPEGLENVVRRIDATGHLATPGLVSTHHHFYQWLTRGLATDRNLFDWLVALYPAWARLDEPMVHAAARGSLAMMARGGVTTAMDHHYVFPRGSGDLSGAVLRAARDMGVRFTLARGSMDRGEKDGGLPPDFAVETLEDALAATEETVRQHHDTSSDAMTRVAVAPCSPFSVSTELMRQSAELARSLGVRLHTHGSETVEEEKFCHELFGMGPTDYFESTGWLGEDVWMAHCVHMNDSDIAAFARTGTGVAHCPSSNARLAAGIARVPDLLAAGVPVGLGVDGTASNESGELHTELRNALLVARLGPHREASLTVRQALRLGTHGGARVLGRAAEIGSLEPGKLADLVLWRMDTLAHASIADPVAALVLGAPAPVTASFVNGRQIVEGGRLRTADEDEIARTTRAQARRLAAIAARD comes from the coding sequence ATGGAAGCAGTCCGGCGCACCGTCATCGAGAACTGCGCGATCGCGACCGTCGACGCGAAGGACACCGAGTACGCCTCCGGGCACCTCGTCCTCGCCGGCCACCGCATCGAGTCGCTCGGCGCGGGCAGGCCCCCCGAGGGCCTGGAGAACGTCGTCCGCCGCATCGACGCCACCGGACACCTGGCCACGCCCGGCCTGGTCAGCACCCACCACCACTTCTACCAGTGGCTCACCCGGGGCCTGGCCACCGACCGGAACCTGTTCGACTGGCTCGTCGCGCTGTACCCGGCCTGGGCGCGCCTCGACGAGCCGATGGTGCACGCCGCCGCCCGGGGCTCCCTCGCGATGATGGCCCGCGGCGGTGTCACCACCGCCATGGACCACCACTACGTGTTCCCCCGCGGCTCCGGCGACCTGTCCGGCGCCGTCCTCCGCGCCGCCCGCGACATGGGCGTCCGCTTCACCCTGGCCCGCGGTTCGATGGACCGCGGCGAGAAGGACGGCGGCCTGCCCCCGGACTTCGCCGTGGAGACGCTCGAAGACGCCCTCGCCGCGACCGAGGAGACCGTCCGGCAGCACCACGACACCTCCTCCGACGCCATGACCCGGGTCGCCGTGGCACCCTGCTCCCCGTTCTCCGTCTCCACCGAACTGATGCGGCAGTCAGCGGAGTTGGCGCGCAGTCTCGGCGTACGCCTGCACACGCACGGGTCGGAGACGGTGGAGGAGGAGAAGTTCTGCCACGAACTGTTCGGGATGGGCCCGACCGACTACTTCGAGTCCACCGGCTGGCTCGGCGAGGACGTGTGGATGGCGCACTGCGTCCACATGAACGACTCCGACATCGCCGCCTTCGCCCGCACCGGGACGGGCGTCGCCCACTGCCCCTCCTCCAACGCCCGCCTCGCCGCCGGGATCGCCCGCGTCCCCGACCTGCTGGCCGCCGGGGTCCCGGTCGGCCTCGGCGTGGACGGCACCGCGTCCAACGAGTCCGGCGAACTGCACACCGAACTGCGCAACGCCCTGCTCGTGGCCCGCCTCGGCCCGCACCGCGAAGCGTCCTTGACGGTACGTCAGGCTCTGCGTCTGGGAACCCACGGAGGCGCCCGGGTCCTGGGCCGGGCGGCGGAGATCGGCTCGCTGGAGCCGGGCAAGCTCGCCGACCTGGTGCTGTGGCGGATGGACACCCTCGCCCACGCCTCCATCGCCGACCCGGTGGCCGCGCTGGTCCTCGGCGCGCCGGCGCCGGTCACGGCGTCGTTCGTCAACGGCCGCCAGATCGTGGAGGGCGGCCGGCTGCGCACGGCCGACGAGGACGAGATCGCCCGCACCACCCGCGCACAGGCCCGGCGGCTGGCCGCGATCGCGGCGCGGGACTGA
- a CDS encoding VWA domain-containing protein, whose amino-acid sequence MIRRKWPAAGVGVLLTALTAGLAFPSAAVAGEPTGQDAPQVDLVLDVSGSMRTRDIDGQSRMAAAKQAFNEVLDATPEEVELGIRTLGADYPGDDKKEGCKDTAQLYPVGPLDRTEAKTAVATLSPTGWTPIGPALLEAADDFKDGNGSKRIVLISDGEDTCAPLDPCEVAREIAARGIGLTIDTLGLVPNAKLSRQLSCIAEATGGTYTSVEHQDELTERVNELVDRAAEPVVTPVATEGAASCAKAPTLESGLYTDREEFGQQRWYRVDVLPGQELRASVSVAADRAVNPDHGVLLRAVTVHDREIVRGEAAGTGRTDVLSTGLRYPKSERDDDDSDKPAAETVCLAVTNSFSPGSGVKTTPGLPLELTIDVVEGPDGSSDVASFGLGRGWWLLGTLVLAGFLAGLVWGWLSRWRLAVWRTS is encoded by the coding sequence ATGATCAGAAGAAAATGGCCGGCAGCGGGCGTCGGTGTCCTGCTCACCGCTCTGACGGCGGGGCTCGCCTTCCCGTCCGCGGCGGTCGCCGGTGAACCCACGGGCCAGGACGCGCCCCAGGTCGACCTCGTCCTCGATGTGAGCGGCTCGATGCGGACCCGGGACATCGACGGGCAGTCCCGGATGGCCGCGGCGAAGCAGGCGTTCAACGAGGTGCTGGACGCGACGCCGGAGGAGGTCGAGCTGGGGATCCGCACTCTCGGTGCCGACTACCCCGGCGACGACAAGAAGGAGGGCTGCAAGGACACCGCGCAGCTCTATCCGGTCGGCCCGCTGGACCGCACGGAGGCCAAGACGGCGGTGGCCACGCTGAGCCCGACCGGCTGGACCCCGATCGGCCCCGCCCTGCTGGAGGCGGCCGACGACTTCAAGGACGGCAACGGTTCCAAGCGGATCGTACTGATCAGCGACGGCGAGGACACCTGCGCCCCGCTCGACCCGTGCGAGGTGGCCCGGGAGATAGCGGCCAGGGGCATCGGCCTGACCATCGACACTCTGGGCCTGGTGCCGAACGCCAAGCTGAGCCGGCAGCTCAGCTGCATCGCCGAGGCGACCGGGGGCACCTACACCTCGGTCGAGCACCAGGATGAACTGACCGAACGTGTCAACGAGTTGGTGGACCGTGCGGCCGAGCCGGTGGTGACGCCGGTCGCGACCGAGGGTGCCGCGTCGTGCGCGAAGGCGCCGACGCTGGAGTCCGGTCTCTACACGGACCGCGAGGAGTTCGGGCAGCAGCGCTGGTACCGGGTGGACGTACTGCCGGGCCAGGAGCTGCGCGCCTCGGTGAGTGTGGCGGCGGACCGGGCGGTGAACCCGGACCACGGCGTGCTGCTGCGGGCCGTCACGGTGCACGACCGGGAGATCGTCCGCGGTGAGGCCGCGGGTACCGGCCGTACGGACGTCCTGTCCACCGGTCTGCGCTACCCGAAGTCCGAGCGGGACGACGACGACAGCGACAAGCCGGCCGCCGAGACGGTGTGCCTGGCGGTGACCAACTCGTTCTCGCCGGGCTCCGGTGTGAAGACCACACCCGGCCTGCCGCTGGAACTGACCATCGATGTCGTGGAGGGCCCGGACGGGTCGAGCGACGTGGCCTCCTTCGGCCTGGGCCGGGGCTGGTGGCTGCTCGGCACGCTGGTTCTCGCCGGCTTCCTCGCCGGTCTCGTCTGGGGCTGGCTGTCACGCTGGCGGCTCGCGGTCTGGAGGACCAGCTGA
- the pucL gene encoding factor-independent urate hydroxylase, protein MPTILGRNQYGKAENRVVRITRDGATHHIRDLNVSVALSGDMEDVHHSGSNANVLPTDTTKNTVFAFAKEHGIESAEQFGIHLARHFVTSQEPIHRARIRVEEYAWDRITTSGAHRRERGEHSFVRKGQETRLTQVTYDGERWEVVSGLKDLTVLNSTDSEFHGFVKDRYTTLKETRDRVLATSVAARWRFNWTDDGHPMPDWETSYARTRQHLLQAFAETYSLSLQQTMYRMGARIIEHREEIDEVRFSLPNSHHFQVDLEPFGLDNDSADGAVYLAADRPYGLIEATILRDGCEALIPADLTNL, encoded by the coding sequence ATGCCCACGATTCTCGGCCGGAACCAGTACGGCAAAGCGGAGAACCGCGTCGTCAGGATCACGCGCGACGGCGCCACCCACCACATCAGGGACCTGAACGTCTCCGTCGCCCTGTCCGGCGACATGGAGGACGTCCACCACTCCGGCTCCAACGCCAACGTCCTGCCGACCGACACCACCAAGAACACCGTGTTCGCCTTCGCCAAGGAGCACGGCATCGAGTCCGCCGAGCAGTTCGGCATCCACCTCGCCCGGCACTTCGTGACCTCCCAGGAGCCCATCCACCGGGCCCGCATCCGCGTCGAGGAGTACGCCTGGGACAGGATCACGACCTCCGGCGCCCACCGGCGGGAGCGCGGCGAGCACTCCTTCGTCCGAAAGGGTCAGGAGACCCGGCTCACGCAGGTCACCTACGACGGCGAGCGGTGGGAGGTCGTCTCGGGCCTGAAGGACCTGACGGTGCTGAACTCCACCGACTCCGAGTTCCACGGCTTCGTCAAGGACAGGTACACGACCCTGAAGGAGACCCGGGACCGCGTCCTCGCCACCTCGGTCGCCGCCCGATGGCGGTTCAACTGGACCGACGACGGGCACCCGATGCCCGACTGGGAGACGTCCTACGCGCGGACGAGGCAGCACCTGCTCCAGGCCTTCGCCGAGACGTACTCCCTGTCCCTGCAGCAGACGATGTACCGGATGGGCGCGCGGATCATCGAGCACCGTGAGGAGATAGACGAGGTCCGCTTCTCCCTCCCCAACAGTCACCACTTCCAGGTGGACCTGGAACCCTTCGGGCTCGACAACGACAGCGCGGACGGCGCCGTGTACCTCGCCGCCGACCGCCCCTACGGCCTGATCGAAGCCACGATCCTGCGCGACGGCTGCGAGGCGCTCATCCCGGCGGACCTCACCAACCTCTGA
- a CDS encoding winged helix-turn-helix transcriptional regulator has protein sequence MSPRRSYDQYCSAARALDAVGDRWTLLIVRELLAGPRRYTDLHADLPGVSTDVLASRLKDMEREGLTTRRRLPPPGAAYVYELTGQGRLLLPVLQALGAWGQAALGERRPTDAVRAHWFALPLLRALDAVGAGAGAGEGAGGGGLVEVRLEEGLFHLRVGAEEGPVYGDGPAPGEPDATLVLDTGTCTAISRGESTVADAVRDGRVAVSGDGTLAKTLREA, from the coding sequence ATGTCACCTCGCCGAAGCTACGACCAGTACTGTTCCGCCGCCCGCGCGCTCGACGCCGTCGGCGACCGCTGGACCCTGCTGATCGTCCGCGAGCTCCTCGCCGGCCCGCGACGCTACACCGACCTGCACGCGGACCTCCCCGGCGTCAGCACGGACGTACTGGCCTCACGGCTGAAGGACATGGAACGCGAGGGGCTGACCACCCGGCGCAGGCTCCCCCCGCCCGGCGCGGCCTACGTCTACGAACTCACCGGCCAGGGCCGCTTGTTGTTGCCCGTACTGCAAGCGCTCGGCGCGTGGGGGCAGGCGGCGCTGGGAGAGCGGCGGCCCACCGACGCGGTGCGGGCGCACTGGTTCGCGCTGCCTCTGCTGCGCGCCCTGGACGCCGTGGGTGCGGGTGCGGGCGCGGGGGAGGGCGCGGGAGGGGGCGGCCTGGTCGAAGTCAGGCTGGAGGAGGGGCTGTTCCACCTGCGCGTCGGTGCCGAGGAGGGACCGGTCTACGGTGACGGGCCCGCCCCCGGAGAACCCGACGCCACGCTGGTCCTCGACACCGGCACCTGTACGGCGATCAGCCGCGGCGAGTCGACCGTCGCCGACGCGGTACGCGACGGGCGGGTCGCGGTGAGCGGCGACGGCACGCTCGCCAAGACGCTGCGGGAGGCGTGA
- a CDS encoding MFS transporter produces MTTDVQAPAPARASARPPAPDPTDRRTRALTRAVVALCTAAITVEGFDLIVYGVAMPSMLADSNLGFDKSLAGTLGSLVYLGMLIGAIVCGPLADRLGRRRLVLASGVIFTLFTVGCAVAATPWQFGLFRLLAGIGMGGVMPSCVALAKEYAPRGRSALVATIVLAGVPVGGVLAALTAAAWGEFLGWRGLFGVGAALSTLVFAGAYALLPDSRPGAADAPDPRATPPTVSAGSPESAGSPEFGGGLASGGPTAEAKNPSPARSVLSDGRARTTVLFVVANFAVLLAWYGLNTWLTQLMREMDYPLGSALQFTLVLNLGAVIGSFAIAAVADRIGPRFVTIGSAALSSVAVVGLSLGGNTVVVLCLTALAGVGAHSSLTVLNDWVASSYPASIRATALGYVSGFGRGGAIVAPLLGGWILTSSFGPTTVFYVFAAAAALSAAALLAIPNRRA; encoded by the coding sequence ATGACCACTGATGTTCAAGCACCCGCTCCCGCCCGCGCTTCCGCCCGGCCCCCCGCTCCGGACCCGACGGACCGGCGCACCCGCGCCCTGACCCGTGCGGTCGTCGCCCTGTGCACGGCGGCGATCACGGTCGAGGGGTTCGACCTGATCGTCTACGGCGTGGCGATGCCGTCGATGCTCGCCGACTCGAACCTGGGCTTCGACAAGTCCCTCGCCGGAACTCTCGGCAGCCTCGTCTATCTGGGCATGCTCATCGGCGCCATCGTCTGTGGGCCCCTCGCCGACCGTCTCGGCAGGCGTCGTCTCGTGCTGGCGTCGGGAGTGATCTTCACCCTGTTCACCGTCGGCTGTGCCGTCGCCGCCACGCCCTGGCAGTTCGGCCTCTTCCGGCTGCTCGCCGGCATCGGCATGGGCGGTGTGATGCCGTCCTGCGTGGCCCTCGCGAAGGAGTACGCGCCGCGCGGCCGCTCCGCGCTGGTGGCGACCATCGTCCTCGCGGGCGTTCCGGTCGGCGGTGTGCTCGCCGCGCTCACCGCCGCCGCGTGGGGCGAGTTCCTCGGCTGGCGCGGCCTGTTCGGTGTCGGCGCGGCGCTGTCGACGCTGGTGTTCGCCGGCGCGTACGCCCTGCTGCCGGACTCGCGGCCCGGAGCGGCCGACGCCCCCGACCCCCGAGCCACTCCCCCGACGGTGTCCGCCGGCAGCCCCGAGTCCGCCGGTAGCCCCGAATTCGGCGGAGGCCTCGCGTCCGGCGGACCGACGGCCGAGGCGAAGAACCCCTCACCGGCCCGCTCCGTGCTGTCGGACGGCCGCGCCCGCACCACCGTGCTGTTCGTCGTCGCCAACTTCGCGGTGCTCCTGGCCTGGTACGGCCTGAACACCTGGTTGACCCAGCTGATGCGCGAGATGGACTACCCGCTCGGCTCGGCGCTGCAGTTCACGCTCGTGCTCAATCTGGGCGCCGTGATCGGCTCGTTCGCCATCGCCGCCGTCGCCGACCGGATCGGCCCGCGCTTCGTCACCATCGGCAGTGCGGCGCTCTCCTCGGTCGCCGTCGTCGGCCTGTCGTTGGGCGGCAACACCGTCGTGGTCCTCTGTCTGACCGCGCTCGCCGGTGTCGGTGCCCATTCGTCCCTGACCGTGCTCAACGACTGGGTGGCGTCCAGCTACCCGGCCTCGATCCGGGCCACGGCACTCGGCTACGTCTCGGGCTTCGGGCGCGGCGGCGCGATCGTGGCGCCGCTGCTCGGCGGCTGGATCCTGACGTCCTCCTTCGGCCCGACCACGGTCTTCTACGTCTTCGCCGCGGCCGCCGCCCTGAGCGCCGCGGCCCTCCTCGCCATCCCGAACCGCCGGGCCTGA